A window of Hevea brasiliensis isolate MT/VB/25A 57/8 chromosome 14, ASM3005281v1, whole genome shotgun sequence contains these coding sequences:
- the LOC131168909 gene encoding F-box protein PP2-B13-like: MDRGEMLHAFRKGPYTCLEFSEVAELIRVCWFQIKGEISIQMLSPKTLYAAYLVFKLTTSAYGFEGHPAEITVELAGSEKDKRSVFLVSARGQRRQYQTLRRLTGLLNCSRVSGLQPSVAAGESYGKYPKERVDGWLEIELGEFNSENGGDGKLKINLQVKGDHWKSGIIVQGIEIRPKGD, encoded by the exons ATGGACAGGGGGGAAATGCTACATGCTTTCCGCAAGGGACCTTACACTTGTCTAGA ATTTTCAGAAGTGGCTGAGCTTATTAGAGTGTGTTGGTTTCAAATCAAAGGCGAAATTAGTATCCAGATGTTGTCCCCAAAAACATTGTATGCGGCTTACTTGGTGTTCAAATTGACAACAAGTGCTTATGGGTTTGAAGGACATCCAGCAGAGATCACTGTAGAGCTTGCTGGAAGTGAAAAAGATAAGCGTAGTGTTTTTTTGGTTTCAGCAAGAGGACAGAGGCGGCAATACCAAACTTTAAGAAGGCTAACTGGTTTGTTAAACTGCAGCCGGGTTTCGGGGTTGCAACCCTCCGTGGCTGCTGGAGAAAGCTATGGCAAATACCCGAAAGAGAGAGTAGATGGGTGGCTGGAGATTGAATTGGGTGAGTTCAATAGCGAGAACGGCGGAGATGGAAAATTGAAGATAAATTTACAAGTGAAAGGTGATCACTGGAAAAGTGGTATCATTGTTCAAGGGATAGAGATTAGGCCAAAAGGAGATTAA